A stretch of DNA from Brevibacterium ihuae:
GCACCCGCACGCCGGCGGCCTCGAGGTCGGCGGTGATCTCCTCGGCCTTCGCGAGGATCTCGTCTCCCTTGCCGGTGGCGACGACGTGGACGTCGGCGGGGGCGAGGTGCTGGGGCCAGATGAGGCCGCGCTCGTCGTGGTTGCCCTCGGCGATGCAGGCCATGACCCGGGTGACGCCGATTCCGTAGGAGCCCATGGTGACGACGGCCCGCTTGCCGTTCTCGTCGAGGACGGTGAGGCCGAGCGCCTCGGCGTACCGCCGGCCGAGCTGGAAGATCTGACCGATCTCCACCCCGCGCGCGAGCTCGAGCGGACCCGAGCCGTCGGGTGCGGGGTCGCCGGTGCGGACCTCGGCGGCCTCGACCGTGCCGTCGGCGGTGAAGTCGCGGCCGTGGACGAGGTCGAAGACGTGGCGGCCGTGCTCGTTGGAGCCGGTGATCCAGCGGGATCCCTGGGCCACCCGCGGATCGAGGAGGTACTTGATGCCGGTCGAGCCCTCGAGCCCGAGGACGGGGGCGTCGATGCTGTTGCCGGGGCCGATGTAACCGCGGACGAGACCCGGGTGGGCGGCGAGGTCGGCCTCGGTGGCGGGCTCGACCTCGATCTCGCCGGCGCCGAGCGCGCCCGAGCCGGCCGCGCGGTCGAGGTCGACCTCGCGGTCGCCGGGCAGCCCGATGACGACGATCTCCCGCTCGCCGTCCGGGTGGGTGATCGCGACGACGACGTTCTTCAGGGTGTCGGCGGCGGTCCACTCGCGGTCCGCGCGCGGGTGCTGCTCGTTCGCGGCGGCGACGAGCGTGGCGATCGTCGGGGTGTCGGGGGTGTCCTCGACGTGGGCCGCCGGCACGTCGGCGAAGTCGAGCGGCTCGGGGGTCAGGGTGGTGACGGCCTCGACGTTCGCGGTGTATCCGCCCGGCGAGCGGACGAAGGTGTCCTCGCCGACCTCGGAGGGGTGGAGGAACTCCTCGGTCTCGGATCCGCCCATCGCTCCCGCGGTGGCCTTGACGGTGATGTACTCGAGGCCGAGCCGGTCGAAGATCCGGATGTAGGCCCGGCGCATGGTCTCGTACGAGGCGGACAGCCCCTCGTCGTCGATGTCGAAGGAGTAGGCGTCCTTCATGATGAACTCGCGGCCGCGGAGCACTCCGGCCCGCGGGCGGGCCTCGTCGCGGTACTTCGTCTGGATCTGGTAGATCGAGAGCGGGAGGTCCTTGTACGAGGAGTACAGGTCCTTGACGAGAAGGGTGAAGACCTCTTCGTGGGTGGGCGCGAGGATGTAGTCGTTCTTCCGGCGGTCCTGGAGACGGAACATGTCGTCGCCGTAGTCGACCCAGCGGCCCGTCGCCTGGTAGGGCTCGGCGGGCAGCAGGGCCGGGAAGTGGACCTCCTGGGAGCCTGCGGCGTTCATCTCCTCGCGGACGATCTCCTCGACCCGGCGCAGCACGGTGAGACCGAGCGGGAGCCAGGTGTAGATGCCCGGGGCCGCCCGGCGGATGTATCCGGCGCGGTGGAGGAGCTTGTGGCTGGCGACCTCGGCGTCGACCGGATCTTCCTTGAGGGTGCGCACGAACAGGGACGACATCCGCAGGGGCATGAAGGACTCTCCTCTAGAGACGGGGGCGATCGGCACAGGCGATCACTTGGGACTGTATCACCGCGGGCCCGCCGGGCCGGGCGTGCGCGGGCTCCCGGGCCGGGCGTGCGCCGGCGCCTCGCGGGATGAGACGGCCCGGTGCCGTCGCGGCCGCTGTGCCACACTGCCGGTACCGTTCTTCGTCGCCGTCGACGCTCCCCTGCCGGATGCGTCGCCATCGCTGGTCCCGGGAGGTTCCATGACCGATCGCTCACATCTGCCGCTCGCCGGAGTGCGGGTGCTCGAGCTCGGCAACTACATCGCCGCGCCCACCGCCGGGCGCATGCTCGCCGACTTCGGCGCCGAGGTCGTCAAGATCGAGCGGCCCGGCACCGGCGACGAGCTCCGCAACTGGCGGCTCCAGCAGGGCACGACCTCGCTGCTCTACCGGACGATCAACCGGAACAAGAAGTCGGTCGCGCTCGACCTCCGCTCCCCCGCCGGCCTCGCGGCGGTCAAGGCGCTCGTCGCACAGTCCGACGTCGTGCTCGAGAACTTCCGTCCGGGCACCCTCGAGAAGTGGGGCCTGGGCCCGGAGGTGCTCGACGCGCTCAACCCTGAGCTCGTCCTCGTGCGGGTCTCCGCGTTCGGCCAGACCGGTCCGCTCTCGGCCCGGCCGGGGTTCGCCGCCGTCGCCGAGGCCTACGGCGGGTTCCGCGAGCTCGTCGGCGACCCGGACCGGCCGCCGACGCGCGTCGGGGTGTCGATCGGGGACTCGATCGCCGGCATGCAGGCGGCGTTCGGCGCGTGCATGATGCTGTTCGAGCGCGAGCGCCGACGCGCGGAGGCGGCCGGGAGCGAGGCGGCCGAGGCGGCCGGGGCCGAGGATTCGGGGACGGCGGAGAGCGAAGCGGGTCGCGGCACCGGCGTGCGTCCGGGCACCGGCGAGCTCTCCGGCACCGGGGAGTCCGGAGCGGCGGCTCCCCCGCGCACGGTCGACGTCGCGCTCAACGAAGCGATGTTCTCCGTCATGGAATCGCTCGTGCCCGACTACTCCGCCTTCGGTCGGCTGCGGACACGGACCGGCGGCCGGACCGAGGGGATCGCGCCGTCGAACGCGTACGTGTGCGCGGAGGGGAAGTCGATCGTCATCGCCGGCAACGGCGACGGGATCTTCCGCCGGTACATGGAGGTCATCGGCCGGCCGGACCTCGCCGCCGACCCGGACCTGCAGTCGAACGCGCAGCGCTGGGCGCGCCGGGACGAGCTCGACGCCGCGATCGGCGCATGGGCCGCGGAGCACACCGTCGACGAGGCGCTCGCCGCACTCGACAGGGCCGGAGTCCCGGCAGGTCCGATCTACACCGCCGTGGACATCCTCGACGACGAGCAGTACCGGGCGCGCAACATGCTCCAGCACTTCGACGTCGACACCGGCGACGGGGTGCTCACCGACGTGGCTTTCCCGGGTATCACGCCGGTGATCGGCGGGGCCTCGGTCGACATCGACCACCTCGGCCCCGACCTCGGGGAGCATACGCGCGAGGTCCTCGAGGCCGCCGGAGTCGAAGCGGGGACCATCGAGACGATCCTGGGCGGTGGTGAGGCCGACGACGAGGTCGGCGGGGCACGGAGCGCATCCGGGACCGAGGGAGGACGACGATGATCGACGACACCCCCACCGGATCCGGTCCGCGGGCGACCGCTCG
This window harbors:
- a CDS encoding proline--tRNA ligase, producing MPLRMSSLFVRTLKEDPVDAEVASHKLLHRAGYIRRAAPGIYTWLPLGLTVLRRVEEIVREEMNAAGSQEVHFPALLPAEPYQATGRWVDYGDDMFRLQDRRKNDYILAPTHEEVFTLLVKDLYSSYKDLPLSIYQIQTKYRDEARPRAGVLRGREFIMKDAYSFDIDDEGLSASYETMRRAYIRIFDRLGLEYITVKATAGAMGGSETEEFLHPSEVGEDTFVRSPGGYTANVEAVTTLTPEPLDFADVPAAHVEDTPDTPTIATLVAAANEQHPRADREWTAADTLKNVVVAITHPDGEREIVVIGLPGDREVDLDRAAGSGALGAGEIEVEPATEADLAAHPGLVRGYIGPGNSIDAPVLGLEGSTGIKYLLDPRVAQGSRWITGSNEHGRHVFDLVHGRDFTADGTVEAAEVRTGDPAPDGSGPLELARGVEIGQIFQLGRRYAEALGLTVLDENGKRAVVTMGSYGIGVTRVMACIAEGNHDERGLIWPQHLAPADVHVVATGKGDEILAKAEEITADLEAAGVRVLIDDRPKTSPGVKFGDAELLGVPTVLVVGRGLADGTVELRDRRTGESRDLPVAEAVAETTRFVDEQYAALGAQRTGR
- a CDS encoding CaiB/BaiF CoA transferase family protein, translating into MTDRSHLPLAGVRVLELGNYIAAPTAGRMLADFGAEVVKIERPGTGDELRNWRLQQGTTSLLYRTINRNKKSVALDLRSPAGLAAVKALVAQSDVVLENFRPGTLEKWGLGPEVLDALNPELVLVRVSAFGQTGPLSARPGFAAVAEAYGGFRELVGDPDRPPTRVGVSIGDSIAGMQAAFGACMMLFERERRRAEAAGSEAAEAAGAEDSGTAESEAGRGTGVRPGTGELSGTGESGAAAPPRTVDVALNEAMFSVMESLVPDYSAFGRLRTRTGGRTEGIAPSNAYVCAEGKSIVIAGNGDGIFRRYMEVIGRPDLAADPDLQSNAQRWARRDELDAAIGAWAAEHTVDEALAALDRAGVPAGPIYTAVDILDDEQYRARNMLQHFDVDTGDGVLTDVAFPGITPVIGGASVDIDHLGPDLGEHTREVLEAAGVEAGTIETILGGGEADDEVGGARSASGTEGGRR